Proteins from one Hyperolius riggenbachi isolate aHypRig1 chromosome 4, aHypRig1.pri, whole genome shotgun sequence genomic window:
- the LOC137504709 gene encoding proteoglycan 4-like, whose protein sequence is MTSSIKDEEEPGWDQEELAQHPARVSPVTGAAGGMWAGARMTPGDLAAYGGPEGAQEEPSSITLEEPSSITLEEPSSITLEELSSITLEEPSSITPEEPSSITPEEPSSITLEEPSSITLEEPSSITLEEPSSITLEEPSSITPEEPSSITLEEPSSITLEEPSSITPEEPSSITLEEPSSITLEEPSSITPEEPSSITLEEPSSITLEEPPSITLEEPSSITLEEPPSITLEEPSSITLEEPSSITLEEPSSITLEELSSITLEEPSSIILEEPPSIILEEPSSITLEEPSSITLEEPSSITPEEPSFITPGEPSSITLEEPSFITLEEPSSITPEEPSSITLEEPSSITLEEPSSITLEEPSSITLEEPSSITLEESSSITLEEPSSITLEDVPSKHFLKEPSSITLEEPSSITLEEPSSITLEEPSSITPEEPSSITLEEPSSITLEEPSSITPEEPSSITLEEPSSITLEEPPSITLEEPSSITLEEPPSITLEEPSSITLEEPSSITLEEPSSITLEEPSSITLEEPSFITLEEPPSITLEEPSSITLEEPSSITLEEPSSITLEEPSSITLEEPSSITLEEPSSIILEEPSSIILEEPSSITLEEPSSITPEEPSSITLEEPSSITLEEPSSITLEESSSITLEEPSSITLEDVPSKHFLST, encoded by the exons AAGAGCCATCCTCCATCACCCTAGAAGAGCCATCCTCCATCACCCTAGAAGAGCCATCCTCCATCACCCTAGAAGAGCTATCCTCCATCACCCTAGAAGAGCCATCCTCCATCACCCCAGAAGAGCCATCCTCCATTACCCCAGAAGAGCCATCCTCCATCACCCTAGAAGAGCCATCCTCCATCACCCTAGAAGAGCCATCCTCCATCACCCTAGAAGAGCCATCCTCCATCACCCTAGAAGAGCCATCCTCCATTACCCCAGAAGAGCCATCCTCCATCACCCTAGAAGAGCCATCCTCCATCACCCTAGAAGAGCCATCCTCCATCACCCCAGAAGAGCCATCCTCCATCACCCTAGAAGAGCCATCCTCCATCACCCTAGAAGAGCCATCCTCCATCACCCCAGAAGAGCCATCCTCCATCACCCTAGAAGAGCCATCCTCCATCACCCTAGAAGAACCACCCTCCATCACCCTAGAAGAGCCATCCTCCATCACCCTAGAAGAACCACCCTCCATCACCCTAGAAGAGCCATCCTCCATCACCCTAGAAGAGCCATCCTCCATCACCCTAGAAGAGCCATCCTCCATCACCCTAGAAGAGCTATCCTCCATCACCCTAGAAGAGCCATCCTCCATCATCCTAGAAGAGCCACCATCCATCATCCTAGAAGAGCCATCCTCCATCACCCTAGAAGAGCCATCCTCCATCACCCTAGAAGAGCCATCCTCCATCACCCCAGAAGAGCCATCCTTCATTACCCCAGGAGAGCCATCCTCCATCACCCTAGAAGAGCCATCCTTCATCACCCTAGAAGAGCCATCCTCCATTACCCCAGAAGAGCCATCCTCCATCACCCTAGAAGAGCCATCCTCCATCACCCTAGAAGAGCCATCCTCCATCACCCTAGAAGAGCCATCCTCCATCACCCTAGAAGAGCCATCCTCCATCACCCTAGAAGAGTCATCCTCCATCACCCTAGAAGAGCCATCCTCCATCACCCTGGAAGATGTACCATCTAAACACTTTTTAA AAGAGCCATCCTCCATCACCCTAGAAGAGCCATCCTCCATCACCCTAGAAGAGCCATCCTCCATCACCCTAGAAGAGCCATCCTCCATTACCCCAGAAGAGCCATCCTCCATCACCCTAGAAGAGCCATCCTCCATCACCCTAGAAGAGCCATCCTCCATTACCCCAGAAGAGCCATCCTCCATCACCCTAGAAGAGCCATCCTCCATCACCCTAGAAGAACCACCCTCCATCACCCTAGAAGAGCCATCCTCCATCACCCTAGAAGAACCACCCTCCATCACCCTAGAAGAGCCATCCTCCATCACCCTAGAAGAGCCATCCTCCATCACCCTAGAAGAGCCATCCTCCATCACCCTAGAAGAGCCATCCTCCATCACCCTAGAAGAGCCATCCTTTATCACCCTAGAAGAACCACCCTCCATCACCCTAGAAGAGCCATCCTCCATCACCCTAGAAGAGCCATCCTCCATCACCCTAGAAGAGCCATCCTCCATCACCCTAGAAGAGCCATCCTCCATCACCCTAGAAGAGCCATCCTCCATCACCCTAGAAGAGCCATCCTCCATCATCCTAGAAGAGCCATCCTCCATCATCCTAGAAGAGCCATCCTCCATCACCCTAGAAGAGCCATCCTCCATTACCCCAGAAGAGCCATCCTCCATCACCCTAGAAGAGCCATCCTCCATCACCCTAGAAGAGCCATCCTCCATCACCCTAGAAGAGTCATCCTCCATCACCCTAGAAGAGCCATCCTCCATCACCCTGGAAGATGTACCATCTAAACACTTTTTAAGTACATAG